One genomic window of Quercus robur chromosome 6, dhQueRobu3.1, whole genome shotgun sequence includes the following:
- the LOC126688514 gene encoding small acidic protein 1 codes for MRAMPMDFFADMDDQPSTMAMDVDDVDPLEIFGEGVISMDSKLADADFYNAFEDDFDDSDIN; via the coding sequence ATGAGAGCAATGCCGATGGACTTCTTCGCGGACATGGACGACCAGCCTTCGACTATGGCCATGGACGTGGACGACGTTGATCCACTCGAGATCTTCGGTGAGGGCGTCATCTCCATGGACAGCAAGCTCGCCGATGCCGATTTCTACAACGCATTCGAAGACGACTTCGATGACTCTGACATCAATTGA
- the LOC126688516 gene encoding uncharacterized protein LOC126688516, with translation METKLLILTQPPCFISTPHRHRQPHPPKTSFPHHLSSPFRRSCTSVYYRRWDSNVETQVEEEEDEDEDEGSEFGFGGRWNKKKKKKRRWWSDDSSYSPETEEGPGGIFEEVIDSFWIFKVFTSYGWALPAIIASWLLATGPKAFLMALALPLGQSALSFAFDKLWGKTQSKTKRRSRMRRKPAASTASSVEMGAEEQGESQETRKGKVGYQSWIVGNDGSASNGGGDAPKFGGWDDLDRSRSAWRASRKTGGSRKTPTDNGKLSGKVRKSDTPLLLRLLIAVFPFLGSWTKILY, from the exons ATGGAGACCAAACTCCTCATCCTCACACAGCCACCCTGCTTCATCTCTACTCCTCATCGTCATCGACAACCTCATCCACCCAAAACCTCTTTTCCTCATCACCTTTCCTCTCCTTTTCGCCGCTCCTGCACCTCTGTCTACTACCGTCGCTGGGACTCCAACGTCGAAACtcaagttgaagaagaagaggatgaagATGAAGACGAAGGCTCTGAATTTGGCTTCGGAGGTAGGtggaataagaagaagaagaagaaaaggcgtTGGTGGTCTGATGACTCTTCTTACTCACCGGAGACGGAGGAAGGTCCTGGTGGAATATTCGAGGAAGTCATTGATAGTTTCTGGATTTTTAAG GTGTTTACATCCTATGGCTGGGCACTTCCAGCAATTATTGCATCCTGGCTGCTAGCTACAGGCCCAAAAGCTTTTCTTATGGCATTGGCACTCCCCCTTGGTCAGTCAGCTCTTTCTTTCGCATTTGATAAGTTGTGGGGAAAGACACAAAGCAAGACAAAACGCAGGTCCAGGATGAGGAGGAAACCAGCTGCCAGCACTGCAAGTAGTGTTGAAATGGGGGCAGAAGAACAAGGTGAAAGCCAGGAAACCAGAAAGGGAAAGGTGGGATACCAATCGTGGATAGTTGGCAATGATGGGTCAGCTTCTAATGGTGGTGGAGATGCACCAAAGTTCGGTGGTTGGGATGATCTAGATAGATCTCGATCTGCATGGAGAGCGTCTCGCAAAACTGGTGGGTCACGAAAGACACCGACAGATAACGGAAAGTTGAGCGGCAAGGTTAGAAAAAGTGACACACCTCTGCTCTTGAGATTGTTGATTGCTGTTTTCCCATTTTTGGGTTCTTGGACCAAGATATTATACTGA
- the LOC126688515 gene encoding carboxyl-terminal-processing peptidase 2, chloroplastic: MEVLASSSTALLSPHFAISYTYKNPNFTAKAATPQVLPWKPYPIRIVEAQLRSRLLCKRTNARNKPRNFSNTDGTSKHYFLLQSISSLHKNLSSKCGFFSISYGHFKLRRYSGTLQKVIDCYEKIRWQVSVLSVHLLVGVMLVMSLSVSVSKSPSWALTEENLLFLEAWRTIDRAYVDKTFNGQSWFRYRENALRNEPMNTREQTYTAIRKMLATLDDPFTRFLEPEKFKSLRSGTQGALTGVGLSIGYPTQFDGSPAGLVVISAAPGGPATRAGILSGDVILAIDDTSTEMMGIYDAAERLQGPEGSSVELTIRSGPEIKHVALTREKVSLNPVKSRLCQVPGSGRDSRRIGYIKLTSFNQNASGAVKEAIDTLRSNSVNAFVLDLRDNSGGLFPEGIEIAKIWLDKGVIVYICDSRGVRDIYDTDGSNAIAASEPLAVLVNKGTASASEILAGALKDNKRAVLFGEPTYGKGKIQSVFELSDGSGLAVTVARYETPAHTDIDKVGVIPDHPLPTTFPKDEEGFCSCLQDPASTCYMNRVQLFGR, encoded by the exons ATGGAGGTTCTCGCAAGCTCTTCTACTGCTTTGTTATCTCCTCATTTCGCTATCTCTTATACCTACAAGAACCCTAACTTCACCGCCAAGGCAGCCACTCCACAG GTGCTGCCATGGAAACCTTACCCCATTAGGATTGTAGAAGCTCAATTAAGGAGTCGCTTACTGTGTAAAAGGACAAATGCCAGAAACAAGCCAAGGAATTTTAGTAATACTGATGGAACTTCTAAACATTATTTCTTGCTTCAATCTATATCAAGCCTTCATAAGAATTTATCTTCAAAGTGTGGCTTTTTTTCAATAAGTTATGGACACTTCAAATTGAGGAGATACTCGGGCACTCTTCAAAAAGTGATAGACTGTTATGAAAAAATTAGGTGGCAAGTCTCTGTTCTTTCCGTCCATTTACTCGTTGGAGTGATGCTGGTCATGTCACTTTCTGTTTCTGTTAGTAAGAGTCCATCCT GGGCCCTCACCGAAGAGAATCTCCTCTTCTTAGAGGCATGGAGAACAATTGATCGTGCATATGTTGACAAAACTTTTAATGGACAGAGTTGGTTTCGGTACAGAGAAAATGCACTGCGCAATGAACCAATGAACACACGAGAACAGACAT ATACGGCAATAAGGAAGATGCTTGCCACACTGGATGATCCTTTTACTCGGTTTCTGGAGCCTGAAAAGTTCAAGAGTTTGCGC TCTGGGACTCAAGGTGCTCTTACAGGTGTAGGCCTGTCAATTGGCTATCCCACACAATTTGATGGATCACCTGCAGGACTTGTTGTTATTTCAGCTGCTCCAGGAGGTCCTGCAACCAGGGCTGGAATTTTGTCTGGTGATGTTATTCTGGCAATTGATGATACAAGTACAGAAATGATGGGCATATATGACGCAGCAGAGCGGTTGCA GGGACCTGAAGGAAGTTCAGTGGAATTGACCATTCGTAGTGGACCCGAAATAAAGCATGTAGCTTTgac GCGAGAGAAAGTTTCACTAAATCCAGTGAAGTCACGACTATGCCAAGTGCCTGGTTCAGGGAGGGATTCCCGTAGGATTGGTTATATCAAATTAACTTCGTTCAACCAAAATGCATCTG GTGCTGTCAAGGAAGCAATTGATACATTAAGGAGTAACAGTGTTAATGCCTTTGTGTTGGACCTTCGAGATAATAG TGGTGGTCTTTTCCCAGAAGGAATTGAGATTGCGAAGATTTG GTTGGACAAAGGTGTCATTGTGTATATTTGTGATAGTCGTGGTGTTCGAGATATCTATGACACAGATGGGAGCAATGCAATAGCTGCTTCAGAACCCCTTGCTGTGCTG GTTAACAAAGGAACTGCTAGTGCAAGTGAAATTTTAGCTGGTGCCTTGAAAGACAACAAACGTGCTGTGCTGTTTGGAGAACCCACATATGGGAAAGG CAAGATTCAGTCAGTTTTTGAGCTATCGGATGGCTCTGGCTTGGCTGTTACAGTTGCTCGATATGAGACACCTGCTCACACAGATATTGATAAG GTTGGTGTAATTCCTGACCATCCTCTACCCACAACATTTCCCAAGGATGAGGAGGGTTTTTGTAGCTGCCTCCAGGACCCTGCATCTACTTGCTATATGAATAGAGTCCAGCTATTTGGAAGATGA